A stretch of Penaeus vannamei isolate JL-2024 chromosome 18, ASM4276789v1, whole genome shotgun sequence DNA encodes these proteins:
- the LOC113817137 gene encoding endocuticle structural glycoprotein SgAbd-8, which translates to MLKVAVLCFVAAVAAGLPQRYAPPPGSAPGGISSAFGQPAGPPPGSAPGGIVSSFRPPSPPSPAGVPPGSAPGGIVSSFRPPSPPPRPSPGSAPGGISSSFGASAPPVPILQDEREGPDQLGNYKFNFETGDGISRYEEGSPQGETGAVASQGGWSFTFPDGTPAVFTFVADANGFRVESDLLPTPPPLPPHAIAQIEKARQEDAAAAAASGGRPSLVPQHRPAYSN; encoded by the exons ATGCTCAAg GTCGCAGTTCTGTGCTTCGTGGCGGCGGTGGCTGCTGGTCTCCCGCAGCGGTATGCGCCTCCTCCGGGCAGCGCGCCGGGAGGAATCTCGAGCGCCTTCGGGCAGCCGGCAGGGCCTCCGCCAGGAAGTGCTCCCGGAGGCATCGTGAGCTCCTTCCGCCCCCCCAGCCCTCCGTCGCCGGCCGGAGTGCCTCCAGGCAGTGCTCCCGGAGGCATCGTTAGCTCCTTCCGCCCTCCGAGCCCGCCGCCGAGACCTTCGCCGGGAAGCGCTCCCGGCggaatttcctcctccttcggggCCTCTGCGCCGCCCGTGCCTATCCTCCAGGACGAACGCGAAGGACCTGACCAACTCGGAAATTACAAGTTCAACTTCGAGACAGGCGATGGGATCAGCCGCTACGAGGAGGGATCTCCCCAGGGGGAGACCGGCGCCGTGGCGTCGCAGGGAGGCTGGTC GTTCACCTTCCCCGATGGAACGCCAGCCGTGTTCACGTTCGTCGCCGACGCGAACGGCTTCCGCGTGGAGTCCGACCTGctgcccaccccccctcccctccccccgcacgccATCGCCCAGATCGAGAAGGCTCGTCAGgaggacgccgccgccgccgctgcctccgGAGGTCGGCCCTCGCTCGTGCCGCAGCACCGCCCTGCCTACTCCAACTGA